One window of Atribacter laminatus genomic DNA carries:
- a CDS encoding ComF family protein, with product MLNRQGIGEGVLHFFFPQNCVNCKKYITESAGYPLCKDCEEMIRKEISPYCLICGRPVPSNRQTKCRRCREKPFTFDCARAVTLYEPPIKSAIHAFKYRKILSLRILFIHLLVEFLSSNPFFRDIDGILPVPLHQSRLREREFNQAEILARGISNFLQKPLISNTVTRKKKTLPQVGLSMKERRLNLQDAFRVENEKSLAKKKILIIDDVITSRSTVESLSTALRRVGSQTILVLALATGK from the coding sequence TTGCTGAATCGACAAGGAATCGGTGAGGGGGTCCTTCACTTTTTTTTCCCTCAAAATTGTGTGAATTGTAAAAAATATATTACTGAGTCGGCAGGCTATCCCTTATGTAAAGATTGTGAAGAAATGATTCGAAAAGAAATATCTCCCTATTGTCTGATCTGTGGAAGACCAGTACCGAGTAATCGCCAAACTAAATGCCGACGATGCCGAGAAAAACCTTTTACTTTTGACTGCGCTCGAGCTGTTACCTTGTATGAACCCCCAATTAAAAGCGCTATTCATGCTTTTAAGTATCGAAAAATTCTATCCTTGCGAATTTTATTTATTCATTTATTAGTCGAATTTTTATCTTCCAATCCCTTCTTTCGTGATATCGATGGAATTCTCCCGGTACCACTCCATCAATCTCGTCTTCGTGAAAGAGAGTTTAACCAAGCTGAAATCTTAGCACGAGGTATTTCAAACTTTTTACAAAAACCCCTCATTAGCAACACCGTAACTCGGAAAAAGAAAACTCTCCCTCAGGTAGGGCTCAGCATGAAAGAGAGGAGGCTTAATCTCCAAGACGCCTTCCGAGTAGAGAATGAAAAATCTTTAGCGAAGAAAAAAATATTAATCATCGATGATGTTATAACCTCACGTTCCACCGTGGAGAGTTTATCCACGGCTTTACGTCGAGTGGGAAGTCAAACTATACTGGTTTTGGCTTTAGCAACTGGAAAGTAA
- a CDS encoding sugar-binding transcriptional regulator, giving the protein MNLTDENVELMTRIAWLHYMEGLTQNEIGHLLKLSQPKVARLIDKAQKNGIIKISIESPLSNCLKIESIIRKQFGLQDVVVIPTPQGKEIYECIGRAGAWYLEKVLNNGDLVGIAWGRTLKHLALAIRSAKVKNLKFVTMVGGLTSSASLNPYTIGEKLASIFEGECYYLYAPAVVENEEIRNFYLNERINQNTLQLACQAKWSLVGIGTVDVRYSIYSLTGFIDYHELEALKQKGAVGDILGQFYTIDGTILDTPLHRRTVAVPLEDIQKMHNVIGVAGGEEKADAILGALRGRFIDVLITDEKTAMKIISRIPVLEG; this is encoded by the coding sequence ATGAACCTTACCGATGAAAATGTTGAATTGATGACTCGAATTGCTTGGCTGCACTACATGGAAGGGCTTACCCAAAATGAAATTGGCCACCTATTGAAACTTTCTCAACCGAAAGTTGCCAGGCTTATCGACAAAGCGCAAAAAAATGGAATTATAAAGATATCGATTGAATCGCCTCTTTCCAATTGTTTAAAAATTGAATCTATAATTCGTAAACAATTTGGACTTCAAGATGTTGTGGTAATCCCAACCCCCCAAGGAAAAGAGATTTATGAATGCATTGGGAGAGCTGGGGCATGGTATTTGGAAAAGGTTTTAAATAATGGAGATTTGGTTGGAATTGCCTGGGGACGAACCCTAAAACACCTGGCTTTGGCGATTCGTTCGGCAAAGGTTAAGAACCTTAAATTCGTTACCATGGTTGGAGGATTAACTTCATCAGCCTCACTTAATCCCTATACTATTGGGGAAAAACTGGCTTCGATATTTGAAGGAGAATGTTATTATCTTTATGCACCAGCAGTGGTTGAGAATGAAGAAATAAGAAATTTTTACTTGAACGAAAGAATAAACCAAAATACTCTTCAGCTTGCCTGTCAGGCTAAATGGTCATTGGTGGGCATTGGTACGGTTGATGTTCGTTATTCAATTTACTCTTTAACTGGTTTTATAGATTACCACGAGTTAGAAGCATTAAAGCAAAAAGGAGCCGTTGGAGATATTTTAGGTCAGTTTTACACCATTGATGGAACCATTTTAGATACACCTTTACACCGAAGAACGGTTGCAGTTCCTCTTGAAGATATCCAAAAAATGCACAATGTGATCGGAGTAGCAGGTGGTGAAGAAAAAGCCGATGCTATTCTTGGGGCTCTCCGGGGTCGTTTTATCGATGTTCTTATCACTGATGAAAAGACCGCCATGAAAATTATTAGTCGAATACCAGTTCTGGAGGGATAA
- a CDS encoding carbohydrate kinase family protein codes for MAKVTCIGILVADLLGRPINRIPERGKLVLIPQMELHVGGGANNTGVVLKKLGEEVVMVGKVGQDGLGEFIINSLRKEGIDPKGITTTREYPTSATMVLVDEQGERSFIHCAGANQSLRNADIQDEFFLDSDIVHITGTFLMPGFDGPETTALLKRVKDAGVTTSIDTYWDDSGQWLNVIEPYLPLLDIFISNRDESTRISGHQNMVDNAKFFLDYGIQIVAIKMGEEGSFIMTQNEKILVPPFQVKAVDGTGAGDAFAAGFLVGYSKKWDLYETGRFANACGAMCVQAMGATDGVGNFDEVIDFIRKHS; via the coding sequence ATGGCCAAAGTAACTTGCATAGGAATCCTGGTCGCCGATCTCTTGGGTCGGCCAATCAATCGTATACCGGAAAGAGGAAAATTGGTTTTAATCCCACAAATGGAACTACATGTGGGTGGAGGAGCCAACAATACTGGGGTGGTATTGAAAAAATTAGGCGAAGAAGTAGTGATGGTTGGGAAAGTGGGGCAAGATGGTTTGGGTGAATTTATCATCAATTCGCTTCGAAAAGAGGGGATAGACCCCAAAGGCATAACCACAACTCGAGAATATCCAACTTCGGCTACTATGGTATTAGTCGATGAGCAAGGAGAGCGTTCCTTTATTCACTGTGCAGGAGCTAATCAAAGTTTAAGAAATGCTGATATTCAAGATGAGTTTTTTCTTGATTCGGATATCGTACACATCACCGGCACATTTTTAATGCCTGGTTTTGACGGACCCGAGACAACTGCTCTTTTAAAGCGAGTTAAAGATGCTGGAGTAACTACTTCGATTGATACCTATTGGGATGACAGTGGGCAATGGCTCAACGTCATTGAACCCTACCTTCCCCTCCTCGATATTTTTATTTCTAATCGTGATGAGTCCACCCGTATTTCGGGACATCAGAATATGGTAGATAATGCCAAATTTTTTCTTGATTATGGGATTCAGATAGTCGCCATTAAAATGGGAGAAGAAGGGAGTTTCATCATGACTCAAAACGAAAAAATATTGGTCCCTCCCTTTCAAGTAAAAGCTGTAGATGGAACTGGCGCTGGTGATGCTTTTGCTGCTGGTTTCTTAGTTGGTTATTCAAAAAAATGGGATTTATATGAAACTGGTCGATTTGCGAACGCCTGTGGGGCTATGTGTGTTCAAGCTATGGGAGCTACCGACGGTGTTGGGAATTTTGATGAAGTTATTGATTTTATTCGTAAACATTCGTAA